From the Synechococcus sp. HK05 genome, one window contains:
- a CDS encoding FeoA family protein, which produces MAASPRLVDLPTGATATVASLSADQGLRQRLEALGLRPGQGVQVLRRGWWSGPLHVRVGMTELMLRRRDAARVSLAA; this is translated from the coding sequence ATGGCTGCATCGCCCCGGCTGGTGGATCTGCCCACAGGTGCAACGGCCACGGTGGCATCGCTCAGTGCGGATCAAGGCCTGCGGCAGCGCCTCGAAGCGCTCGGCCTGCGACCGGGGCAAGGGGTGCAGGTGCTGCGTCGCGGCTGGTGGTCGGGGCCGCTGCATGTGCGCGTCGGCATGACCGAACTGATGCTGCGCCGCCGCGATGCCGCCCGGGTGAGCCTGGCCGCGTGA
- a CDS encoding MFS transporter produces the protein MSAASPEAPAAPFDAASLRGASRLRLLVAYGLGDAGTGMAASLIGFYLFIFYTAAAGLPAWMAGLVLMLARLWDAVNDPVVGWLSDKTTGRWGPRLPWIVGSALPLGVAMALMWWLPPGSEWVRFWVFVAISVLANSLYTCVNLPYAALAAELTTDVSLRTRLNMARFTGSITAGLVGIVLGGLLLRDHQNPLSYWKVGVLSGLIITVCTLLCAWGVAPSARHCQKPLAESGTTRRLIKRVRSNGRFMKVLGLYLLLWCALQIMQTAALIFLPVVMHVPEGWSNWILLPFQISTLVGLQLWTSVSHRQGRVRALYWGSGLWVSGCLAAMLLAPLDAAISPVGSLGNGLRLALLLGAILLVGLGASTAYLIPWALLPDAIDADPEKPAGQYSAWMVFTQKICISFALFFFGNLMSLSGYVASRGMLQPDSALVAIRLCMGIIPAVLVVLGLVVMRRWPEKGLHLQHHPSAG, from the coding sequence TTGTCCGCCGCCTCACCAGAAGCCCCTGCCGCTCCCTTTGATGCGGCCAGCCTGCGGGGCGCCTCGCGGCTACGCCTGCTGGTGGCCTACGGGTTGGGGGATGCCGGCACCGGCATGGCCGCCTCCCTCATCGGCTTTTACCTCTTCATTTTCTACACAGCTGCGGCAGGCCTGCCCGCCTGGATGGCCGGCCTGGTGCTGATGCTGGCCCGCCTGTGGGATGCGGTGAATGACCCCGTCGTGGGTTGGCTCAGCGACAAAACCACAGGCCGCTGGGGCCCACGCCTGCCCTGGATCGTGGGTAGTGCCCTACCCCTCGGGGTCGCCATGGCCCTGATGTGGTGGCTGCCCCCCGGCAGCGAGTGGGTGCGCTTCTGGGTTTTCGTGGCGATTTCGGTGTTGGCGAACAGCCTCTACACCTGTGTGAACCTGCCCTATGCCGCCCTGGCGGCTGAGCTCACCACCGATGTGTCGCTGCGCACCCGGCTCAACATGGCGCGCTTCACCGGCTCGATCACAGCGGGGCTGGTGGGCATCGTGCTGGGGGGCCTGCTGCTGCGCGACCACCAAAACCCGCTGAGCTACTGGAAGGTGGGCGTGCTCTCGGGCCTGATCATCACGGTGTGCACCCTTCTGTGCGCCTGGGGCGTGGCGCCCTCCGCCCGCCACTGCCAGAAGCCCCTGGCCGAGAGCGGCACCACCCGGCGGCTGATCAAACGGGTGCGCAGCAATGGGCGCTTCATGAAGGTGCTGGGGCTCTACTTATTGCTGTGGTGCGCGCTGCAGATCATGCAAACCGCGGCCCTGATCTTCCTGCCCGTGGTGATGCACGTGCCCGAGGGCTGGAGCAACTGGATTCTGCTGCCGTTCCAGATCAGCACCTTGGTGGGGCTGCAGCTGTGGACCTCGGTGTCACACCGCCAGGGCCGCGTCCGCGCCCTCTACTGGGGCAGTGGCCTTTGGGTGAGCGGCTGCCTGGCCGCAATGCTGCTGGCGCCTCTGGATGCAGCGATCAGCCCCGTGGGGTCCCTGGGCAATGGCCTGCGGCTGGCGCTGCTGCTCGGCGCCATCCTGCTGGTGGGCCTGGGTGCTTCCACCGCTTACTTGATCCCCTGGGCCTTGCTGCCCGACGCCATCGACGCCGACCCGGAGAAACCAGCCGGCCAGTACAGCGCCTGGATGGTGTTCACCCAGAAGATCTGCATCAGCTTTGCCCTGTTCTTCTTCGGCAACCTGATGAGCCTCAGCGGCTATGTGGCCTCGCGCGGCATGCTGCAACCCGACAGCGCCCTGGTGGCGATCCGGCTGTGCATGGGCATCATTCCTGCAGTTCTGGTGGTCCTAGGCCTGGTGGTGATGCGCCGCTGGCCCGAGAAGGGTCTGCACCTGCAGCACCACCCCAGCGCTGGCTGA
- a CDS encoding DUF3086 domain-containing protein, giving the protein MSDDVSTPAPDTASEAPQADWTQLALRELQQQRDALKAEIHALSARRDQLQHDINSSFAGQSDSIARRVKGFQDYLVGALQELAVAAEQMELVVQPLVVQPSPLDQAAAAQSASSSEAVPAAAPAAAGLFSADEPLIRERLQGFQGQPDFYADPWKLRRSLEPSGASLLEDWFLNQGGRGAQPSSGSRNRNALITAAAISILGDLYGERFQTLVLAGTPERLGEWRRGLQDCLGLAREDFGPQSGIVLFERPDALIERADRLEERGELPFIVVDAAEAAVEIPILQFPIWLAFAGSPTELALDDDLL; this is encoded by the coding sequence ATGAGCGACGACGTCTCCACCCCTGCCCCCGACACCGCCAGCGAGGCGCCTCAAGCGGACTGGACACAGCTCGCCCTGCGCGAGCTGCAACAGCAGCGCGATGCCCTGAAAGCCGAGATCCATGCGCTGAGCGCTCGCCGCGATCAGCTCCAACACGACATCAACAGCAGCTTTGCCGGCCAATCGGATTCGATCGCCCGGCGGGTGAAAGGCTTTCAGGACTACCTGGTCGGTGCCCTGCAGGAGCTGGCAGTCGCAGCCGAGCAGATGGAGCTGGTGGTGCAGCCCCTGGTGGTGCAGCCCTCCCCTCTGGATCAGGCGGCGGCGGCACAGTCCGCCAGCAGCAGCGAGGCTGTGCCCGCTGCGGCCCCGGCCGCTGCAGGCCTGTTCAGCGCCGATGAGCCCCTGATCCGCGAGCGGCTGCAGGGCTTCCAGGGCCAGCCCGATTTCTATGCCGACCCCTGGAAGCTGCGCCGCAGCCTGGAGCCTTCCGGGGCCAGCCTTCTCGAAGACTGGTTCCTGAACCAGGGCGGCCGCGGAGCCCAGCCCAGCAGCGGCAGCCGCAACCGCAATGCCCTGATCACGGCCGCAGCCATTTCGATCCTGGGGGATCTCTACGGGGAGCGCTTCCAAACGCTGGTGCTGGCTGGCACGCCGGAACGACTCGGGGAGTGGCGGCGCGGCCTGCAGGATTGCCTGGGCCTGGCCCGCGAAGATTTCGGCCCCCAGAGCGGCATCGTGCTGTTCGAGCGCCCGGATGCCCTGATCGAACGGGCTGATCGCCTGGAAGAGCGGGGCGAACTCCCCTTCATCGTGGTGGATGCAGCCGAAGCGGCTGTGGAGATCCCGATCCTTCAATTCCCGATCTGGCTGGCCTTTGCCGGCAGCCCCACCGAACTCGCCCTCGACGACGACCTGCTGTGA
- the hemB gene encoding porphobilinogen synthase: protein MELTYRPRRLRRSPALRAMVRETSLSAADFIYPLFVHEGASNEPIGAMPGCQRWSLEGLVQEVGRAWDLGIRCVVLFPKVADGLKTEDGAECFNEGGLIPRAIRRLKEVHPGMAIMTDVALDPYSCDGHDGIVSGEGVVLNDETVAILCKQAVAQARAGADLIGPSDMMDGRVGAIREALDEEGFEHVGIISYTAKYASAYYGPFREALDSAPRAAASKPIPKDKSTYQMDPANAREAITEAQLDEQEGADIMMVKPGLAYLDIIHRLREESELPIAAYNVSGEYAMVKAAAEKGWIDERAVVLETLLCFKRAGADLILTYHACDAAQWLREG from the coding sequence ATGGAGCTCACCTACCGCCCCCGTCGCCTGCGCCGTTCCCCTGCCTTGCGGGCGATGGTGCGCGAAACCTCCCTCAGCGCCGCCGACTTCATCTATCCCCTGTTTGTGCACGAGGGCGCCAGCAACGAGCCGATTGGTGCCATGCCCGGCTGCCAGCGCTGGAGCCTCGAGGGGCTGGTGCAGGAAGTGGGCCGCGCCTGGGATCTGGGCATCCGCTGCGTGGTGCTGTTCCCGAAGGTGGCCGATGGCCTGAAAACCGAGGACGGCGCTGAGTGCTTCAACGAAGGCGGCTTGATCCCCCGCGCCATCCGCCGGCTCAAGGAGGTGCACCCCGGCATGGCGATCATGACCGACGTGGCCCTTGATCCCTATTCCTGCGATGGCCACGACGGCATCGTGAGCGGCGAGGGTGTGGTGCTCAACGACGAAACGGTGGCGATTCTCTGCAAGCAGGCCGTGGCCCAGGCCCGCGCCGGCGCGGATCTGATCGGCCCCAGCGACATGATGGATGGCCGCGTTGGCGCCATCCGTGAAGCCCTCGATGAAGAGGGTTTTGAGCATGTGGGGATCATCAGCTACACCGCTAAATACGCCTCCGCTTACTACGGGCCCTTCCGTGAGGCCCTGGATTCAGCGCCCCGGGCGGCGGCCAGCAAGCCGATCCCCAAGGACAAATCCACCTACCAGATGGATCCGGCCAACGCCCGTGAAGCCATCACCGAAGCCCAGCTCGATGAGCAGGAAGGGGCCGACATCATGATGGTGAAGCCGGGCCTGGCCTACCTCGACATCATTCATCGCCTGCGCGAGGAGAGCGAGCTGCCGATTGCGGCCTACAACGTGAGCGGCGAATACGCGATGGTGAAAGCGGCTGCCGAGAAGGGCTGGATCGATGAACGGGCGGTGGTGCTCGAAACCCTGCTCTGCTTCAAGCGGGCCGGCGCCGATCTGATCCTCACCTATCACGCTTGCGACGCGGCCCAGTGGCTGCGCGAGGGTTGA
- the gluQRS gene encoding tRNA glutamyl-Q(34) synthetase GluQRS — MLEGCLATRPSAVLPEHLQRQLAGRPGNRGRYAPSPTGRLHLGNLRTALLSWLITRRQGGEWVLRIDDLDTPRNRPGAEASILSDLRALGLEWDGPLIRQSERRGLYATVLSALRRRGQLYPCRCSRRMLADVSAPHGSAPVYPGFCRDRREGWGLQQGRLPSWRLRLQPGALLWPEQLAGSGSLQAETEVGDVVLRRADGFLAYHLATAVDELALGITDVVRGNDLWSATAPQVAVMHALGGEPPRYWHLPLWRDAQGERLSKRDGSCGLDSLAEQGLDAPAVVGLMAASLQLVPAGSRLSSRELLEHCSLERLKEGFGIKPLKTPQSERHQRDAR, encoded by the coding sequence ATGCTTGAGGGGTGTCTTGCCACCCGTCCCAGCGCCGTGTTGCCCGAGCACCTGCAGCGTCAGCTCGCCGGCCGGCCGGGCAATCGAGGTCGTTACGCCCCCTCTCCCACCGGGCGGCTCCATCTCGGCAACCTGCGCACGGCGCTGCTCTCTTGGCTGATCACCCGGCGGCAGGGTGGGGAATGGGTGCTGCGGATCGACGATCTCGATACCCCGCGCAACCGCCCGGGTGCCGAAGCCTCGATCCTCAGCGATCTCCGGGCGCTGGGTCTGGAGTGGGATGGCCCCTTGATTCGCCAGAGCGAGCGCCGAGGCTTGTACGCCACGGTGCTGTCGGCCTTGCGTCGCCGCGGGCAGCTGTATCCCTGCCGCTGCAGCCGCCGGATGCTTGCGGATGTATCGGCACCGCATGGCAGTGCGCCGGTGTATCCGGGCTTCTGCCGTGATCGCCGCGAGGGTTGGGGACTGCAGCAGGGTCGGCTGCCCAGCTGGCGCCTGCGTCTTCAGCCGGGCGCCTTGCTCTGGCCTGAGCAGTTGGCCGGCAGCGGCAGCCTGCAGGCCGAAACGGAGGTGGGCGATGTGGTGCTGCGCCGGGCCGATGGCTTTCTGGCCTATCACCTGGCTACGGCGGTGGATGAGCTGGCCCTGGGCATCACCGATGTGGTGCGGGGCAATGATCTCTGGAGTGCCACGGCTCCGCAGGTGGCCGTGATGCACGCCTTGGGGGGTGAGCCACCGCGGTATTGGCACCTGCCCCTCTGGCGGGATGCCCAGGGTGAGCGGCTGTCCAAGCGCGATGGCAGCTGCGGGCTCGACAGCCTGGCCGAGCAAGGGTTGGATGCTCCCGCTGTGGTGGGGCTGATGGCGGCGAGCCTGCAGCTGGTGCCTGCCGGCAGCCGGCTCAGCAGCCGTGAGCTGCTGGAGCACTGCAGCCTCGAGAGGCTTAAGGAAGGCTTCGGGATCAAACCGCTCAAAACTCCCCAGAGTGAACGGCATCAGCGCGATGCACGATGA
- a CDS encoding isoamylase, with translation MRTIRLGQPWPLGSSATDTGVNFSLVAPMATRVELLIFPAGNAPEPDQVVELDHHHRSGDIWHVEVEGLGIGCCYAYRVFGPLQPGRHGFNPSKLLLDPCARAITGWDVYRRADAVGAMPNTASCLKGVVTERDRFDFRAAPRPRHSWQRTVIYELHVGGFSRGAGSPVSPAAQGTYLGLIEAIPYLKQLGITTVELLPVMAFDPHDAPAGRLNYWGYSPLSWMAPHHAYQQGDDPLQIRHQVRQLVTTCHQAGLEVLVDVVYNHTCEGNQAGPTLSWRGIDDRNYYHQNAKGDYLDVSGCGNSIAANRPHSRRLILESMRCWALELGVDGFRFDLGIALSRGDELAPLDHPPLFEEIESDPELADLKLVSEPWDCGGLYRLADFPARRVGAWNGRFRDDVRRFWKGDDKSCWPMGQRLAGSPDLFGGQPALLGRSITFLTAHDGFTLADLVSYSQKHNLANGEDNRDGDNHNNNWNHGAEGPSTDPAVTSLRNRQLRNLLSSLLLSPGVPMLLMGDEVRRSQGGNNNAWCQNNILGWMHWQPDADDQALQLFVRRLIHLRHHLADLLNPEIPHPEAGKALRFDQAGHLVRQWDGVKLGQPDWAAWSHTLAWSLNDHERGPLIWCGMNAYHEDLSFEIPHCSSDWRRVIDTDQPSGDDCPAEPIPISGSSIAMGSRSLVLLVAAPLMEGHQL, from the coding sequence GTGCGCACGATCCGACTGGGACAACCCTGGCCCCTGGGGTCGAGCGCCACCGACACGGGCGTGAATTTCTCCCTGGTGGCCCCGATGGCGACCCGGGTGGAGCTGTTGATCTTTCCCGCAGGCAACGCGCCGGAACCCGACCAGGTGGTGGAACTCGACCATCACCACCGCTCCGGTGATATCTGGCATGTGGAGGTGGAAGGGCTCGGCATCGGCTGCTGCTACGCCTACCGGGTCTTTGGCCCCCTGCAGCCGGGCCGTCACGGCTTCAACCCTTCGAAACTGCTGCTCGATCCGTGTGCCCGAGCGATCACCGGCTGGGATGTCTACCGGCGGGCTGATGCGGTTGGGGCGATGCCCAACACCGCCAGCTGCCTGAAGGGGGTGGTAACCGAGCGCGACCGCTTTGATTTCCGCGCCGCGCCGCGGCCGCGCCACAGCTGGCAACGCACGGTGATCTACGAGCTCCACGTGGGGGGCTTCAGCCGCGGGGCCGGCAGCCCCGTGAGTCCGGCCGCGCAAGGCACCTACCTGGGACTGATTGAGGCGATTCCCTATCTCAAGCAGTTGGGCATCACCACGGTGGAACTGCTGCCGGTGATGGCCTTCGACCCCCACGATGCGCCAGCCGGACGCCTCAATTACTGGGGCTACAGCCCCTTGAGCTGGATGGCCCCGCACCACGCCTATCAGCAGGGCGACGATCCGCTGCAGATTCGCCACCAGGTGCGCCAACTGGTGACCACCTGCCACCAGGCCGGCCTGGAGGTGCTGGTGGATGTGGTGTACAACCACACCTGTGAGGGCAACCAGGCCGGGCCCACCCTCAGCTGGCGCGGCATCGACGACCGCAACTACTACCACCAGAACGCCAAGGGCGATTACCTCGATGTGAGCGGCTGCGGCAATTCCATTGCCGCGAACCGCCCCCATTCCCGGCGGCTGATCCTCGAATCGATGCGCTGCTGGGCGCTGGAGCTGGGGGTGGATGGCTTCCGCTTCGACCTGGGCATCGCCCTCAGCCGCGGCGATGAGCTGGCCCCACTGGATCACCCACCCCTCTTTGAGGAGATCGAATCCGATCCCGAACTCGCCGATCTCAAGCTGGTGAGCGAACCGTGGGATTGCGGCGGGCTCTACCGCCTGGCCGATTTCCCCGCCCGGCGCGTAGGGGCCTGGAACGGCCGCTTCCGTGATGACGTGCGGCGGTTCTGGAAAGGGGATGACAAGAGCTGCTGGCCCATGGGGCAGCGCCTAGCGGGCAGCCCGGATCTCTTCGGCGGCCAGCCGGCACTGCTGGGCCGCAGCATCACCTTCCTCACCGCCCACGACGGCTTCACCCTGGCCGATCTGGTGAGTTACAGCCAGAAGCACAACCTGGCCAACGGCGAAGACAACCGCGACGGCGATAACCACAACAACAACTGGAATCACGGCGCGGAGGGCCCCAGCACCGACCCCGCCGTGACCAGCCTGCGCAACCGGCAGCTGCGCAATCTGCTCAGCTCACTACTGCTCAGCCCCGGCGTGCCGATGCTGCTGATGGGCGATGAGGTGCGCCGCAGCCAGGGAGGCAACAACAACGCCTGGTGCCAGAACAACATCCTCGGCTGGATGCACTGGCAGCCCGATGCCGACGATCAGGCCCTGCAACTGTTTGTGCGGCGGCTGATCCACCTGCGCCACCACCTGGCGGACCTCCTCAACCCGGAGATCCCGCATCCAGAGGCGGGGAAAGCCCTGCGCTTCGATCAGGCCGGCCATCTGGTGCGCCAGTGGGATGGCGTGAAGCTGGGCCAGCCGGATTGGGCCGCCTGGTCGCACACCCTGGCCTGGAGCCTGAACGACCACGAGCGAGGCCCGCTGATCTGGTGCGGCATGAACGCCTACCACGAGGATCTGAGCTTCGAGATCCCCCACTGCAGCAGCGACTGGCGCCGGGTGATCGACACCGATCAACCCAGCGGCGACGACTGCCCCGCCGAACCCATCCCGATCAGCGGCAGCAGCATCGCCATGGGCAGCCGCAGCCTGGTGCTGCTGGTGGCAGCCCCCCTGATGGAAGGGCATCAGCTGTAA
- a CDS encoding HU family DNA-binding protein — MNKADLVNLVAARTELTKTDVAQVVDAAIDTIIDSVVEGKKVSILGFGSFEPRERSARQGLNPKTGDKIKIPAKRVPAFTAGKLFKDRVQG; from the coding sequence ATGAACAAAGCTGATCTCGTCAATCTCGTTGCCGCCCGCACTGAGCTGACCAAAACCGACGTTGCCCAGGTGGTGGACGCTGCCATCGACACCATCATTGATTCCGTGGTGGAAGGCAAGAAGGTCTCGATCCTTGGTTTCGGTTCCTTCGAGCCCCGCGAGCGTTCTGCCCGTCAGGGTCTGAACCCCAAGACCGGCGACAAGATCAAAATCCCCGCCAAGCGCGTGCCTGCCTTCACCGCCGGCAAGCTGTTCAAAGATCGCGTGCAGGGCTGA
- a CDS encoding DUF3119 family protein → MTGSEAPLPDPNQGVILAPSPWLPLAVVVLGLASLLINLWLALVLSLFGLFLLIQSQILRLQFSADALLVWRGSTVLRRFPYSEWLNWIVFWPALPVLFYFREQRSIHFLPVLFDATTLREQLNHHLSAQP, encoded by the coding sequence ATGACCGGTTCTGAAGCGCCCCTGCCCGATCCCAACCAAGGGGTGATCCTGGCGCCGAGCCCCTGGTTGCCCCTCGCGGTGGTGGTGTTGGGGCTGGCGAGCTTGCTGATCAACCTTTGGCTGGCCCTGGTGCTGAGCCTGTTCGGGCTGTTTCTGCTGATCCAGAGCCAGATCCTGCGACTGCAGTTCAGCGCCGATGCCCTGCTGGTGTGGCGCGGCAGCACGGTGCTGCGCCGCTTCCCCTACAGCGAATGGCTGAACTGGATCGTGTTCTGGCCGGCGCTGCCAGTGCTGTTCTATTTCCGTGAACAGCGCAGCATCCACTTTTTGCCGGTGCTGTTTGATGCCACCACCCTGCGCGAGCAGCTCAACCATCACCTGAGCGCCCAGCCATGA
- a CDS encoding ABC transporter permease yields MPQMSRRRLPAWLRPRWLTRLGESCLIGGQAMAALAKGQVGINDLMAELMEAGPGSFLIVIITGLAAGTVFNIQAASELVKQGAGSTVGGILALGLAREIAPILTATLVTGKVATAYAAQLGTMKVTEQIDAITMLRTDPVQYLVVPRVLAMLIMTPVQCLAFFGVAMWSGQVSSTLLYQIPPGVFWNSVRTWMEPSDLPAMLLKAVVFGLQIAVISCGWGLTTRGGPKEVGTSTTGAVVMILVTVSLMDVVLTQLLFGE; encoded by the coding sequence ATGCCCCAGATGTCCCGCCGCCGCCTCCCCGCCTGGCTTCGCCCCCGCTGGCTCACGCGCCTGGGGGAAAGCTGTCTGATCGGCGGCCAGGCCATGGCGGCCCTGGCCAAGGGCCAGGTGGGCATCAACGATCTGATGGCCGAGTTGATGGAGGCGGGCCCGGGAAGCTTCCTGATCGTGATCATCACAGGCCTGGCGGCCGGCACGGTGTTCAACATCCAGGCCGCTTCCGAGCTGGTGAAGCAGGGGGCTGGCAGCACCGTGGGCGGCATCCTCGCCCTGGGACTGGCCCGCGAGATTGCCCCGATCCTCACCGCCACCCTCGTCACGGGCAAGGTGGCCACGGCCTACGCCGCCCAGCTCGGCACCATGAAGGTGACCGAACAGATCGATGCGATCACCATGCTGCGCACCGACCCGGTGCAATACCTGGTGGTGCCTCGGGTGCTGGCGATGTTGATCATGACGCCCGTGCAATGCCTGGCCTTCTTCGGCGTGGCGATGTGGTCGGGCCAGGTGAGCAGCACGCTGCTGTATCAGATCCCCCCGGGGGTCTTCTGGAATTCGGTGCGCACCTGGATGGAGCCGTCGGATCTGCCGGCGATGCTGCTGAAGGCCGTGGTGTTCGGCCTGCAGATCGCCGTGATCTCCTGCGGCTGGGGGCTCACCACCCGCGGCGGCCCCAAGGAGGTCGGCACCAGCACCACCGGCGCGGTTGTGATGATTCTGGTCACCGTGTCGTTGATGGACGTGGTGCTCACCCAGTTGCTGTTTGGCGAATGA
- the feoB gene encoding ferrous iron transport protein B, with product MSSVAVLGMPNTGKSTLFNRLTGHHAHIGNWPGLTVDLMQADLELAGHALQLIDLPGIYDLRGLSDDEAVVRRFLEHTPVDLVLVVLNASQLDRQLRLALQVQQLGLPAVLALNMADEAARFGVRINAPALSEALGQPVVPLSAKYRQGLDTLQHALVAQLEAREAKATTAAEQLEERLAAGDADLDGAMADLVTRCVSLPGRWRDGRSRRLDAVLLHPLLGLPLFFLAMALMFQGIYAIGVPVQEALGSLLDHVGQGVLKPLLEPLPNLVQGFLLEGLYQGLGTVMAFLPVIALFFLAMGVVEDSGYLSRAAYLMDAFMERLGLDGRSFVLSLMGFGCNVPAILGTRVMRDRGLRLLSMLVIPFSLCSARLNVFLFMAAVFFPPRIGGLVIFGLYLMSFAAAMLTALLFRGRFPNHEPLVLELPPYRLPTAGQMLSRAWSEVKHFWLWSRRFIILGVVAVWLLNNLPLGVEPASSASLAGRLGQLMQPLLAPIGINPKLAVALLFGFIAKEIVLGGLAVIYGQADPGALSQAIASDVSWPQALSFMVFTLLYTPCLSTVAVIRSESKRLSFTVLSVAWSLLLAWLVSLVVYQGFTHLL from the coding sequence GTGAGCAGCGTTGCTGTTCTCGGCATGCCCAACACCGGCAAGTCGACCCTGTTCAACAGACTCACCGGCCATCACGCGCACATCGGCAACTGGCCAGGTCTCACGGTGGACCTGATGCAGGCCGACCTGGAGCTGGCGGGGCATGCGCTTCAACTGATCGATCTGCCGGGCATCTACGACTTGCGCGGCCTCAGCGACGACGAAGCCGTGGTGCGTCGCTTCCTGGAGCACACGCCGGTGGATCTGGTGCTGGTGGTGCTTAATGCCAGTCAGCTCGACCGGCAACTGCGTCTGGCGCTGCAGGTGCAACAGCTGGGGCTTCCGGCCGTCCTGGCCCTCAACATGGCCGATGAGGCCGCACGCTTCGGGGTGCGCATCAACGCCCCGGCCCTCAGCGAAGCCTTGGGGCAACCTGTTGTGCCCCTGAGCGCCAAATACCGCCAGGGCCTGGACACCCTGCAGCATGCCCTGGTGGCCCAGCTGGAGGCCCGCGAGGCCAAGGCGACCACGGCGGCCGAACAGCTCGAGGAACGGCTGGCCGCGGGGGATGCCGATCTTGACGGCGCCATGGCAGATCTGGTGACGCGCTGCGTGTCGCTGCCGGGGCGCTGGCGCGACGGCCGCAGCAGACGTCTCGATGCGGTGCTGCTGCACCCACTGCTGGGGCTGCCGCTCTTCTTCCTGGCCATGGCCCTGATGTTCCAGGGCATCTACGCGATCGGCGTGCCCGTGCAGGAAGCACTAGGCAGCTTGCTGGATCACGTGGGGCAGGGGGTGCTCAAGCCCCTGCTCGAACCGCTGCCGAACCTGGTCCAGGGATTTCTGCTGGAAGGCCTCTATCAGGGCCTCGGCACGGTGATGGCCTTCCTGCCGGTGATCGCTCTGTTCTTCCTCGCCATGGGTGTGGTGGAAGACAGCGGCTATCTCTCGCGTGCCGCCTATCTGATGGATGCCTTTATGGAGCGGCTGGGCCTCGATGGTCGCAGCTTTGTGCTCTCGCTGATGGGCTTCGGCTGCAATGTGCCAGCGATCCTGGGCACACGGGTGATGCGGGATCGGGGGCTGCGGCTGCTGTCGATGCTGGTGATCCCCTTCTCGCTCTGCTCAGCCCGCCTGAACGTGTTCCTATTTATGGCGGCGGTGTTTTTCCCGCCACGGATCGGGGGGCTGGTGATCTTCGGGCTTTATCTAATGAGCTTTGCGGCGGCGATGCTCACGGCCCTGCTGTTCCGCGGCCGCTTCCCCAATCACGAACCGCTGGTGCTGGAGCTACCGCCCTACCGCCTGCCCACGGCCGGTCAGATGCTGAGCCGCGCCTGGAGCGAGGTGAAACATTTCTGGCTCTGGTCCCGCCGCTTCATCATCTTGGGGGTGGTGGCGGTTTGGCTGCTCAACAACCTGCCGCTGGGTGTGGAGCCCGCCAGCAGCGCCAGCCTCGCGGGCCGTCTCGGCCAGCTGATGCAGCCACTGCTGGCGCCGATCGGCATCAATCCCAAATTGGCGGTCGCCCTGCTGTTTGGCTTCATCGCCAAGGAGATTGTTCTGGGCGGCCTAGCCGTGATTTATGGCCAGGCGGATCCCGGCGCCCTAAGCCAAGCGATCGCCAGTGATGTGAGCTGGCCTCAAGCGCTGAGCTTCATGGTGTTCACGCTGCTCTACACACCCTGCCTCTCCACGGTGGCGGTGATCCGCAGCGAATCCAAGCGGCTGAGCTTCACCGTGCTCAGCGTGGCCTGGTCGCTGCTACTGGCTTGGTTGGTGAGCCTGGTGGTCTACCAAGGCTTCACACATCTGCTCTGA
- a CDS encoding MBL fold metallo-hydrolase, which produces MSRLQAQPMAAGRPPRLVQEGLWLFAPSRESQGGSAWWLEPLAEGGAGVLIDCPAFTDANLAFLQEQPAGRIVLTGREGHGRLRRFQEALGWPVYVQEQEAYLLPGVQQRIGFGAQAELEPGLRLLWTPGPSPGAAVLLAEQASILFCGRLLSPLAPGQAGPLRTRRSFHWDRWLRSLETLRTWLPPEQPQWLASGAGLGALRGEALVPSARLLLQQLDLAALASQQAV; this is translated from the coding sequence ATGTCTCGGCTCCAAGCACAACCCATGGCCGCCGGTCGCCCGCCGCGGTTGGTTCAGGAGGGGCTTTGGTTGTTTGCCCCCAGCCGCGAGAGCCAGGGCGGAAGCGCCTGGTGGCTGGAGCCTCTGGCGGAGGGCGGCGCGGGTGTGTTGATCGATTGCCCCGCCTTCACCGACGCCAACCTCGCCTTCCTGCAGGAGCAGCCCGCCGGCCGGATCGTGCTCACAGGCCGTGAAGGCCATGGCCGCCTGCGCCGGTTTCAGGAGGCCCTGGGCTGGCCTGTGTACGTGCAGGAACAGGAGGCCTATCTGCTGCCAGGGGTGCAGCAACGGATCGGCTTTGGCGCGCAGGCCGAACTGGAGCCTGGGCTGCGGCTGTTGTGGACACCGGGCCCAAGCCCCGGCGCTGCAGTGCTGCTGGCGGAGCAGGCCTCCATCCTCTTCTGCGGTCGGCTGTTGAGCCCCCTGGCTCCTGGTCAGGCGGGGCCGCTGCGCACGCGCCGCAGTTTCCACTGGGACCGCTGGCTGCGCAGCCTCGAGACCCTGCGCACCTGGCTGCCGCCCGAGCAGCCGCAGTGGCTGGCGAGCGGGGCTGGGCTGGGGGCGTTGCGGGGCGAAGCGCTGGTGCCATCGGCGCGGTTGCTGCTCCAACAGCTCGACCTGGCAGCCCTGGCTAGCCAACAGGCCGTTTGA